A single window of Paenibacillus sp. SYP-B4298 DNA harbors:
- the gluQRS gene encoding tRNA glutamyl-Q(34) synthetase GluQRS, whose translation MTRRGRFAPTPSGQLHIGNAFAALCAWLQIRQAEGQFILRIEDIDKQRSRPELAAQQLDDLRWLGLDWDEGPDLGGPYAPYEQRHRDELYEAALTKLQQDGHLYPCYCSRADLAQIASAPHGLASEGAVYPGLCRHLSVAEREARAAEKSPSLRFIMPEGATCFTDAIAGLQAYNSSMLGDFVVKRADGMFSYQLAVVVDDHAMGITDVLRGCDLLDSTPRQLALYAALGYESPRFAHVPLLADAAGHRFSKRDKSLTLAALRSEGVSPERLVGLLAYLAGWVDKPEPIAARTLLPLFRTTSLNTHLLPVKATQLHWLRGSGQRRGS comes from the coding sequence ATGACGCGCCGCGGAAGATTCGCCCCTACCCCATCAGGACAGCTTCATATCGGCAATGCATTTGCCGCATTATGTGCCTGGCTGCAGATTCGTCAGGCCGAAGGACAATTCATATTACGTATTGAGGACATTGATAAGCAACGCTCGCGCCCCGAGCTGGCAGCCCAGCAACTGGATGATCTTCGTTGGCTGGGGCTGGACTGGGATGAAGGCCCCGATCTAGGTGGCCCGTATGCCCCCTATGAGCAGCGTCATCGAGACGAGTTGTATGAAGCAGCTCTCACTAAGCTGCAACAGGACGGCCACCTCTACCCTTGCTATTGCAGCCGGGCTGATCTGGCTCAGATTGCGAGCGCGCCGCATGGACTCGCCTCTGAAGGCGCCGTATATCCCGGACTATGCCGTCACCTGAGCGTTGCAGAACGAGAAGCCCGTGCCGCTGAGAAGTCACCGTCTCTTCGTTTCATTATGCCTGAGGGCGCTACATGCTTCACCGATGCCATTGCTGGGCTGCAAGCTTATAACAGCAGCATGCTTGGCGACTTCGTCGTCAAACGGGCGGACGGCATGTTCAGCTACCAATTAGCTGTTGTCGTGGATGATCATGCGATGGGCATCACAGATGTCCTGCGCGGCTGCGATCTGCTCGACTCCACCCCAAGGCAGCTTGCTCTGTATGCCGCCTTGGGCTATGAGTCGCCGCGATTTGCACATGTGCCGCTGCTCGCCGATGCTGCGGGTCACCGCTTCTCCAAGCGCGACAAGAGCCTTACACTCGCCGCCTTGCGCAGCGAAGGCGTGTCGCCCGAGCGGCTCGTAGGCTTGCTTGCTTATCTGGCAGGCTGGGTCGATAAGCCAGAGCCGATTGCCGCGCGCACGCTCCTTCCCCTCTTCCGCACGACATCATTGAACACGCACCTTCTGCCTGTTAAGGCTACCCAGCTACATTGGCTCCGAGGCAGCGGCCAGCGACGAGGGAGTTGA
- a CDS encoding ATP-binding protein, producing MLDRLTHHSHILLFDGDSYRFRQTLEGLGKENLRE from the coding sequence TTGCTAGATCGGCTGACCCATCACTCACACATCCTCCTCTTTGATGGCGATTCCTATCGATTCCGTCAAACGTTGGAAGGGCTCGGAAAGGAGAACCTTCGTGAATAA